A single Helianthus annuus chloroplast, complete genome DNA region contains:
- the atpI gene encoding ATP synthase CF0 A subunit (ATP synthase CF0 A chain) encodes MNVLSCSINTLNGLYDLSGVEVGQHFYWKIGGFQVHGQVLITSWVVIAILLGSAALAVRNPQTIPTGGQNFFEYVLEFIRDVSKTQIGEEYGPWVPFIGTMFLFIFVSNWSGALLPWKIIQLPHGELAAPTNDINTTVALALLTSVAYFYAGLTKKGLSYFGKYIQPTPILLPINILEDFTKPLSLSFRLFGNILADELVVVVLVSLVPSVVPIPVMFLGLFTSGIQALIFATLAAAYIGESMEGHH; translated from the coding sequence ATGAATGTTCTATCATGTTCCATCAACACACTAAATGGGTTATACGATCTATCCGGTGTGGAAGTAGGCCAACATTTTTATTGGAAAATCGGGGGTTTCCAAGTCCACGGCCAAGTACTTATTACTTCTTGGGTTGTAATTGCTATCTTATTAGGTTCAGCCGCTCTAGCCGTTCGGAACCCACAAACCATTCCGACCGGCGGTCAGAATTTCTTCGAATATGTTCTTGAATTTATTCGAGATGTGAGTAAAACTCAAATTGGAGAAGAATATGGTCCTTGGGTTCCTTTTATTGGAACTATGTTTCTATTTATTTTTGTTTCTAATTGGTCAGGCGCCCTTTTACCTTGGAAAATCATACAATTACCTCATGGGGAGTTAGCCGCACCCACGAATGATATAAATACTACTGTTGCTTTGGCTTTACTCACGTCAGTGGCATATTTCTATGCAGGTCTTACCAAAAAAGGATTGAGTTATTTCGGGAAATATATTCAACCAACTCCAATTCTTTTACCTATTAATATCTTAGAAGATTTCACAAAGCCCCTATCACTTAGTTTTCGACTTTTCGGAAATATATTAGCCGATGAATTAGTAGTTGTTGTTCTTGTTTCTTTAGTACCTTCAGTGGTTCCTATCCCCGTCATGTTCCTTGGATTATTTACAAGTGGTATTCAAGCTCTTATTTTTGCAACTTTAGCCGCGGCTTATATAGGTGAATCCATGGAGGGCCACCATTGA
- the atpH gene encoding ATP synthase CF0 C subunit (ATP synthase CF0 C chain), with product MNPLISAASVIAAGLAVGLASIGPGVGQGTAAGQAVEGIARQPEAEGKIRGTLLLSLAFMEALTIYGLVVALALLFANPFV from the coding sequence ATGAATCCACTGATTTCTGCCGCTTCCGTTATTGCTGCTGGATTGGCTGTAGGGCTTGCTTCTATTGGACCTGGAGTTGGTCAAGGTACTGCTGCGGGCCAAGCTGTAGAAGGTATCGCGAGACAGCCCGAGGCGGAGGGAAAAATACGAGGTACTTTATTGCTTAGTCTAGCTTTTATGGAAGCTTTAACAATTTATGGCCTGGTTGTAGCATTAGCACTTTTATTTGCTAATCCTTTTGTTTAA
- the atpF gene encoding ATP synthase CF0 B subunit, whose amino-acid sequence MKNVTDSFVSLGHWPSAGSFGFNTDILATNLINLSVVLGVLIFFGKGVLSDLLDNRKQRILNTIRNSEELREGAIEQLEKARARLRKIEIEADEFRVNGYSEIEREKLNLIDSTYKTLEQLENYKNETINFEQQKASNQVRQRVFQQALQGALGTLNSCLNNELHLRTISANIGILAAMKQITD is encoded by the exons ATGAAAAATGTAACCGATTCTTTCGTTTCTTTGGGCCACTGGCCATCCGCCGGGAGTTTCGGGTTTAATACCGATATTTTAGCAACAAATCTAATAAATCTAAGTGTAGTACTTGGGGTCTTGATCTTTTTTGGAAAGGGAGTGT TAAGTGATTTATTAGATAATCGAAAACAGAGAATCTTGAATACTATTAGAAATTCAGAAGAATTGCGCGAAGGGGCCATCGAACAGCTGGAAAAAGCCCGGGCTCGATTACGGAAAATAGAAATAGAAGCAGATGAGTTTCGCGTGAATGGATACTCTGAGATAGAGCGAGAAAAATTGAATTTGATTGATTCAACTTATAAGACTTTGGAACAACTAGAAAATTACAAAAATGAAACTATAAATTTTGAACAACAAAAGGCCAGTAATCAAGTCCGACAACGGGTTTTCCAACAAGCTTTACAAGGAGCTCTAGGAACTCTGAATAGTTGTTTAAACAACGAATTACATTTACGTACTATCAGTGCCAATATTGGCATATTGGCGGCGATGAAACAAATAACGGACTAG
- the atpA gene encoding ATP synthase CF1 alpha subunit (ATPase alpha subunit) encodes MVTIQADEISNIIRERIEQYNREVKIVNTGTVLQVGDGIARIHGLDEVMAGELVEFQEGTIGIALNLESTNVGVVLMGDGLLIQEGSSVKATGKIAQIPVSEAYLGRVINALAKPIDGRGEISSSEYRLIESPAPGIISRRSVYEPLQTGLIAIDSMIPIGRGQRELIIGDRQTGKTAVATDTILNQQGQNVICVYVAIGQKASSVAQVVTTFQEKGAMEYTIVVAETADSPATLQYLAPYTGAALAEYFMYRERHTLIIYDDLSKQAQAYRQMSLLLRRPPGREAYPGDVFYLHSRLLERAAKLSSLLGEGSMTALPIVETQSGDVSAYIPTNVISITDGQIFLSADLFNAGIRPAINVGISVSRVGSAAQIKAMKQVAGKLKLELAQFAELEAFAQFASDLDKATQNQLARGQRLRELLKQSQSAPLAVEEQILTIYTGTNGYLDSLEVGQVRKFLVELRTYLKTNKPQFQEIISSTKIFTEEAEAILKEAIQEQRERFILQEQAA; translated from the coding sequence ATGGTAACCATTCAAGCCGACGAAATTAGTAATATTATCCGTGAACGTATTGAGCAATATAATAGAGAAGTAAAGATTGTAAATACCGGTACCGTACTTCAAGTAGGTGATGGCATTGCTCGTATTCATGGTCTTGATGAAGTAATGGCGGGTGAATTAGTAGAATTTCAAGAGGGTACAATAGGCATTGCTCTTAATTTGGAATCAACTAATGTTGGTGTTGTATTAATGGGTGATGGTTTGCTGATACAAGAAGGGAGTTCTGTAAAAGCAACAGGAAAAATTGCTCAGATACCAGTGAGTGAGGCCTATTTGGGTCGTGTTATAAACGCCCTGGCTAAACCTATTGATGGTAGAGGTGAAATTTCATCTTCTGAATATAGATTAATTGAATCGCCCGCTCCGGGGATTATTTCTCGACGTTCTGTATATGAGCCTCTTCAAACAGGGCTTATTGCTATTGATTCAATGATTCCCATAGGACGTGGTCAGCGAGAATTAATTATTGGGGACAGACAGACCGGTAAAACAGCAGTAGCAACAGATACAATTCTAAATCAACAAGGCCAAAATGTAATATGCGTTTATGTAGCTATTGGTCAAAAAGCATCTTCTGTGGCTCAGGTAGTGACTACTTTCCAGGAAAAGGGCGCGATGGAATATACTATTGTGGTAGCCGAAACGGCGGATTCCCCTGCTACATTACAATACCTCGCTCCTTATACAGGAGCAGCTCTGGCTGAATATTTTATGTACCGTGAACGACACACTTTAATCATTTATGATGATCTCTCTAAACAAGCGCAAGCTTATCGCCAAATGTCTCTTCTATTACGAAGACCACCTGGGCGCGAGGCTTATCCAGGGGATGTTTTTTATTTACATTCACGCCTTTTGGAAAGAGCTGCTAAATTAAGTTCTCTTTTAGGTGAAGGAAGTATGACCGCTTTACCAATAGTTGAAACCCAATCGGGAGACGTTTCGGCTTATATTCCTACGAATGTAATTTCAATTACTGATGGACAAATATTCTTATCTGCCGATCTCTTCAATGCTGGAATCCGACCCGCTATTAATGTGGGTATCTCTGTTTCCAGAGTGGGGTCTGCAGCTCAAATTAAAGCTATGAAACAAGTAGCCGGTAAATTAAAACTGGAGCTGGCACAATTCGCAGAATTAGAAGCTTTTGCACAATTTGCTTCTGATCTCGATAAAGCTACTCAGAATCAATTAGCAAGAGGTCAACGATTACGTGAATTGCTTAAACAATCCCAATCCGCCCCTCTCGCGGTAGAAGAACAGATACTTACTATTTATACCGGAACAAACGGTTATCTCGATTCATTAGAAGTTGGACAGGTAAGGAAATTTCTGGTTGAGTTACGTACTTACTTAAAAACCAATAAACCACAGTTTCAAGAAATAATATCTTCTACCAAGATATTCACCGAGGAAGCGGAAGCCATTTTGAAAGAAGCTATTCAGGAACAGAGGGAACGTTTTATACTTCAGGAACAAGCAGCCTAA
- the psbD gene encoding photosystem II protein D2: MTIALGKFTKDENDLFDIMDDWLRRDRFVFVGWSGLLLFPCAYFAVGGWFTGTTFVTSWYTHGLASSYLEGCNFLTAAVSTPANSLAHSLLLLWGPEAQGDFTRWCQLGGLWTFVALHGAFGLIGFMLRQFELARSVQLRPYNAIAFSGPIAVFVSVFLIYPLGQSGWFFAPSFGVAAIFRFILFFQGFHNWTLNPFHMMGVAGVLGAALLCAIHGATVENTLFEDGDGANTFRAFNPTQAEETYSMVTANRFWSQIFGVAFSNKRWLHFFMLFVPVTGLWMSALGVVGLALNLRAYDFVSQEIRAAEDPEFETFYTKNILLNEGIRAWMAAQDQPHENLIFPEEVLPRGNAL; encoded by the coding sequence ATGACTATAGCCCTTGGTAAATTTACCAAAGACGAAAATGATTTGTTTGATATTATGGATGACTGGTTACGTAGGGACCGTTTCGTTTTTGTAGGCTGGTCCGGCCTATTGCTCTTTCCTTGTGCCTATTTCGCCGTAGGGGGTTGGTTCACGGGTACAACCTTTGTAACTTCATGGTATACCCATGGATTGGCCAGTTCCTATTTGGAAGGCTGCAATTTCTTAACTGCCGCAGTTTCTACTCCTGCTAATAGTTTAGCACATTCTTTGTTATTACTATGGGGTCCTGAAGCACAAGGAGATTTTACTCGTTGGTGTCAATTAGGCGGTCTGTGGACTTTTGTTGCTCTCCACGGCGCTTTCGGACTAATAGGTTTCATGTTACGTCAATTCGAACTTGCTCGATCTGTTCAATTGCGACCTTATAATGCAATCGCATTCTCTGGTCCAATTGCCGTTTTTGTTTCTGTATTCCTGATTTATCCACTAGGTCAGTCTGGTTGGTTCTTTGCGCCTAGTTTTGGTGTAGCAGCTATATTTCGATTTATCCTCTTTTTTCAAGGATTTCATAACTGGACATTGAACCCATTTCATATGATGGGAGTTGCCGGTGTATTGGGCGCTGCTTTGCTATGCGCTATTCATGGTGCTACCGTAGAAAATACTTTATTTGAAGATGGTGATGGCGCAAATACATTCCGTGCTTTTAACCCAACTCAAGCTGAAGAAACTTATTCAATGGTCACTGCTAATCGCTTTTGGTCCCAAATCTTTGGGGTTGCTTTTTCCAATAAACGTTGGTTACATTTCTTTATGTTATTTGTACCAGTAACTGGTTTATGGATGAGTGCTCTTGGAGTAGTCGGTCTGGCCTTGAACCTACGTGCCTATGACTTCGTTTCTCAAGAAATTCGCGCGGCGGAAGATCCTGAATTTGAGACTTTCTACACCAAAAATATTCTCTTAAACGAAGGTATTCGTGCTTGGATGGCGGCTCAAGATCAGCCTCATGAAAACCTTATATTCCCTGAGGAGGTTCTACCCCGTGGAAACGCTCTTTAA
- the psbC gene encoding photosystem II 44 kDa protein (CP43), giving the protein MKTLYSLRRFYPVETLFNGTLALAGRDQETTGFAWWAGNARLINLSGKLLGAHVAHAGLIVFWAGAMNLFEVAHFVPEKPMYEQGLILLPHLATLGWGVGPGGEVIDTFPYFVSGVLHLISSAVLGFGGIYHALLGPETLEESFPFFGYVWKDRNKMTTILGIHLILLGLGAFLLVFKALYFGGVYDTWAPGGGDVRKITNLTLSPSIIFGYLLKSPFGGEGWIVSVDDLEDIIGGHVWLGSICILGGIWHILTKPFAWARRALVWSGEAYLSYSLAAISVFGFIACCFVWFNNTAYPSEFYGPTGPEASQAQAFTFLVRDQRLGANVGSAQGPTGLGKYLMRSPTGEVIFGGETMRFWDLRAPWLEPLRGPNGLDLSRLKKDIQPWQERRSAEYMTHAPLGSLNSVGGVATEINAVNYVSPRSWLATSHFVLGFFFFVGHLWHAGRARAAAAGFEKGIDRDFEPVLSMTPLN; this is encoded by the coding sequence ATGAAAACCTTATATTCCCTGAGGAGGTTCTACCCCGTGGAAACGCTCTTTAATGGAACTTTAGCTTTAGCTGGTCGTGACCAAGAAACCACCGGTTTCGCTTGGTGGGCCGGGAATGCCCGGCTTATCAATTTATCCGGTAAACTACTAGGGGCTCATGTAGCCCATGCCGGATTAATCGTATTCTGGGCCGGAGCAATGAATCTATTTGAAGTGGCTCATTTCGTACCAGAAAAGCCTATGTATGAACAAGGATTAATTTTACTTCCTCACCTAGCTACTCTAGGTTGGGGGGTAGGTCCTGGTGGGGAAGTTATAGATACTTTTCCATACTTTGTATCTGGAGTACTTCATTTAATTTCCTCTGCAGTATTGGGCTTTGGCGGTATTTATCATGCACTTTTAGGACCTGAGACGCTTGAAGAATCTTTTCCATTCTTCGGTTATGTATGGAAAGATAGAAATAAAATGACCACAATTTTAGGTATTCATTTAATCTTGTTAGGTCTAGGTGCTTTTCTTCTAGTATTCAAGGCTCTTTATTTTGGGGGCGTATATGATACTTGGGCTCCGGGAGGAGGAGATGTAAGAAAAATCACCAACTTGACGCTTAGCCCAAGTATCATATTTGGTTATTTACTAAAATCGCCCTTTGGGGGGGAAGGATGGATTGTTAGTGTAGACGATTTGGAAGATATAATAGGAGGCCATGTGTGGTTAGGTTCCATTTGTATACTTGGTGGAATTTGGCATATCTTAACCAAACCCTTCGCATGGGCTCGACGTGCACTTGTATGGTCTGGAGAGGCTTACTTATCTTATAGTTTAGCGGCTATATCTGTCTTTGGTTTCATTGCTTGTTGTTTTGTCTGGTTCAATAATACGGCTTATCCTAGTGAGTTTTATGGACCCACTGGACCAGAAGCTTCTCAAGCTCAAGCATTTACTTTTCTAGTTAGAGACCAACGTCTTGGAGCTAACGTAGGATCCGCTCAAGGGCCTACCGGTTTAGGTAAATATTTAATGCGTTCCCCGACCGGAGAAGTCATTTTTGGAGGAGAAACTATGCGTTTTTGGGATTTGCGCGCTCCTTGGTTAGAACCTCTAAGGGGTCCAAATGGGTTGGACTTGAGTCGGCTGAAAAAAGACATACAACCTTGGCAAGAACGTCGTTCCGCAGAATATATGACTCATGCTCCTTTAGGTTCTTTAAATTCCGTGGGTGGAGTAGCTACCGAGATCAATGCAGTCAATTATGTGTCTCCTAGAAGTTGGTTAGCTACTTCTCATTTTGTTCTAGGATTCTTCTTCTTCGTAGGACATTTGTGGCACGCAGGAAGAGCTCGTGCAGCTGCAGCAGGATTTGAAAAAGGAATTGATCGTGATTTTGAACCTGTTCTTTCCATGACCCCTCTTAATTGA
- the psbZ gene encoding photosystem II protein Z (YCF9): MTLAFQLAVFALIATSSILLIGVPVVFASPDGWSSNKNVVFSGTSLWIGLVFLVGILNSLIS; this comes from the coding sequence ATGACTCTTGCTTTCCAATTGGCTGTTTTTGCATTAATTGCTACTTCATCAATCTTATTGATTGGCGTACCCGTTGTATTTGCTTCTCCTGATGGTTGGTCAAGTAACAAAAATGTTGTATTTTCAGGTACATCATTATGGATTGGATTAGTCTTTCTGGTGGGTATCCTTAATTCTCTCATCTCTTGA
- the rps14 gene encoding ribosomal protein S14, with product MAKKSLIQREKKRQKLEQKYHLIRRSSKEEISKVRSLSDKWEIYGKLQSPPRNSAPTRLHRRCFSTGRPRANYRDFGLSGHILREMVHACLLPGATRSSW from the coding sequence ATGGCAAAAAAAAGTTTGATTCAGAGGGAAAAGAAGAGGCAAAAATTGGAACAGAAATATCATTTGATTCGTCGATCCTCAAAAGAAGAAATAAGCAAAGTTCGATCATTGAGTGACAAATGGGAAATTTATGGAAAGTTACAATCCCCACCGCGGAATAGTGCACCTACGCGGCTTCATCGACGTTGTTTTTCAACTGGAAGGCCAAGAGCTAACTACCGAGACTTTGGACTATCCGGACACATACTTCGTGAAATGGTTCATGCATGTTTGTTGCCAGGGGCGACAAGATCGAGTTGGTAA
- the psaB gene encoding photosystem I P700 chlorophyll a apoprotein A2 (PsaB), whose translation MALRFPRFSQGLAQDPTTRRIWFGIATAHDFESHDDITEERLYQNIFASHFGQLAIIFLWTSGNLFHVAWQGNFESWVQDPLHVRPIAHAIWDPHFGQPAVEAFTRGGAPGPVNIAYSGVYQWWYTIGLRTNEDLYTGALFLLFISAISLIAGWLHLQPKWKPSVSWFKNAESRLNHHLSGLFGVSSLAWTGHLVHVAIPASRGESVRWNNFLDVLPHPQGLGPLFTGQWNLYAQNPDSSSHLFGTSQGAGTAILTLLGGFHPQTQSLWLTDMAHHHLAIAFIFLIAGHMYRTNFGIGHSMKDLLDAHIPPGGRLGRGHKGLYDTINNSIHFQLGLALASLGVITSLVAQHMYSLPAYAFIAQDFTTQAALYTHHQYIAGFIMTGAFAHGAIFFIRDYNPEQNEDNVLARMLEHKEAIISHLSWASLFLGFHTLGLYVHNDVMLAFGTPEKQILIEPIFAQWIQSAHGKTSYGFDILLSSTSGPAFNAGRSIWLPGWLNAVNENSNSLFLTIGPGDFLVHHAIALGLHTTTLILVKGALDARGSKLMPDKKDFGYSFPCDGPGRGGTCDISAWDAFYLAVFWMLNTIGWVTFYWHWKHITLWQGNVSQFNESSTYLMGWLRDYLWLNSSQLINGYNPFGMNSLSVWAWMFLFGHLVWATGFMFLISWRGYWQELIETLAWAHERTPLANLIRWRDKPVALSIVQARLVGLAHFSVGYIFTYAAFLIASTSGKFG comes from the coding sequence ATGGCATTAAGATTTCCAAGGTTTAGCCAAGGCTTAGCTCAGGACCCCACTACTCGTCGTATTTGGTTTGGTATTGCTACCGCGCATGACTTTGAGAGTCATGATGATATTACTGAGGAACGTCTTTATCAGAATATTTTTGCTTCTCACTTCGGGCAATTAGCAATCATTTTTCTGTGGACTTCCGGAAATCTCTTTCATGTAGCTTGGCAAGGAAATTTTGAGTCATGGGTACAGGACCCTTTACATGTAAGACCTATTGCTCATGCAATTTGGGATCCTCATTTTGGTCAACCAGCTGTAGAGGCTTTTACTCGAGGGGGTGCTCCTGGGCCGGTGAATATCGCTTATTCTGGTGTTTATCAGTGGTGGTATACAATCGGTTTACGAACTAATGAAGATCTTTATACTGGAGCTCTTTTTCTATTATTTATTTCTGCCATATCTTTAATAGCGGGTTGGTTACACCTACAACCGAAATGGAAACCGAGCGTTTCGTGGTTCAAAAATGCAGAATCTCGTCTCAATCATCATTTATCAGGACTCTTTGGCGTAAGTTCCTTGGCTTGGACAGGGCATTTAGTCCATGTCGCTATTCCTGCATCCAGAGGGGAGTCCGTTCGATGGAATAATTTCTTAGATGTATTACCACATCCCCAAGGGTTAGGCCCACTTTTTACAGGTCAGTGGAATCTTTATGCTCAAAATCCCGATTCAAGTAGTCATTTATTTGGTACCTCCCAAGGAGCAGGAACTGCCATTTTAACCCTTCTCGGGGGATTCCATCCACAAACCCAAAGTTTATGGCTGACTGATATGGCTCATCATCATTTAGCTATTGCATTTATTTTTCTCATTGCTGGGCATATGTATAGAACTAATTTTGGGATTGGGCACAGTATGAAAGATCTTTTAGATGCACATATCCCTCCGGGAGGGCGATTGGGACGTGGGCATAAGGGCCTTTATGACACAATTAATAATTCGATTCATTTTCAATTAGGCCTTGCTCTAGCTTCTTTAGGGGTTATTACTTCTTTGGTAGCTCAACACATGTACTCTTTACCCGCTTATGCATTTATAGCACAAGACTTTACTACTCAAGCTGCGTTATATACTCATCACCAATACATCGCAGGATTCATCATGACAGGAGCTTTTGCTCATGGAGCTATATTTTTTATTAGGGATTACAATCCGGAACAGAATGAGGATAATGTATTGGCAAGAATGTTAGAACATAAAGAAGCTATCATATCTCATTTAAGTTGGGCCAGTCTCTTTTTGGGTTTCCATACCTTGGGACTTTATGTTCATAATGATGTCATGCTTGCCTTTGGTACTCCGGAGAAGCAAATCTTAATCGAACCTATATTTGCTCAATGGATACAATCTGCTCATGGTAAAACTTCATATGGGTTCGATATACTTTTATCTTCAACGAGTGGCCCGGCATTCAATGCGGGTCGAAGCATATGGTTGCCGGGTTGGTTAAATGCTGTTAATGAGAATAGTAATTCACTATTCTTAACAATAGGTCCTGGAGACTTTTTGGTTCATCATGCTATTGCTCTAGGTTTACATACAACTACGTTGATCTTAGTAAAAGGTGCGTTAGATGCACGTGGTTCCAAGTTAATGCCAGATAAAAAGGATTTTGGTTATAGTTTTCCGTGCGATGGCCCAGGACGAGGCGGTACTTGTGATATTTCGGCTTGGGACGCATTTTATTTGGCAGTTTTTTGGATGTTAAATACCATTGGATGGGTTACTTTTTATTGGCATTGGAAGCACATTACATTATGGCAGGGTAATGTTTCACAGTTTAATGAATCTTCCACTTATTTGATGGGCTGGTTAAGAGATTATTTATGGTTAAACTCTTCACAACTTATTAATGGATATAATCCTTTTGGTATGAATAGTTTATCCGTCTGGGCATGGATGTTTTTATTTGGACATCTTGTTTGGGCTACTGGATTTATGTTTTTAATTTCCTGGCGTGGATATTGGCAGGAATTGATTGAAACTTTAGCATGGGCTCATGAACGCACACCTTTGGCCAATTTGATTCGTTGGAGAGATAAACCGGTGGCACTTTCCATTGTACAAGCAAGATTGGTTGGATTAGCCCACTTTTCTGTAGGTTATATATTTACTTATGCAGCTTTCTTGATTGCCTCTACATCAGGGAAATTTGGTTAA
- the psaA gene encoding photosystem I P700 chlorophyll a apoprotein A1 (PsaA): MIIRSPEPEVKILVDRDHIKTSFEEWARPGHFSRTIAKGPETTTWIWNLHADAHDFDSHTSDLEEISRKVFSAHFGQLSIIFLWLSGMYFHGARFSNYEAWLSDPTHIGPSAQVVWPIVGQEILNGDVGGGFRGIQITSGFFQLWRASGITSELQLYCTAIGALIFAALMLFAGWFHYHKAAPKLAWFQDVESMLNHHLAGLLGLGSLSWAGHQVHVSLPINQFLNAGVDPKEIPLPHEFILNRDLLAQLYPSFAEGATPFFTLNWSKYADFLTFRGGLDPVTGGLWLTDTAHHHLAIAILFLIAGHMYRTNWGIGHGLKDILEAHKGPFTGQGHKGLYEILTTSWHAQLSLNLAMLGSLTIVVAHHMYAMPPYPYLATDYGTQLSLFTHHMWIGGFLIVGAAAHAAIFMVRDYDPTTRYNDLLDRVLRHRDAIISHLNWACIFLGFHSFGLYIHNDTMSALGRPQDMFSDTAIQLQPVFAQWIQNTHALAPGATAPGATASTSLTWGGGDLVAVGGKVALLPIPLGTADFLVHHIHAFTIHVTVLILLKGVLFARSSRLIPDKANLGFRFPCDGPGRGGTCQVSAWDHVFLGLFWMYNSISVVIFHFSWKMQSDVWGSISDQGVVTHITGGNFAQSSITINGWLRDFLWAQASQVIQSYGSSLSAYGLFFLGAHFVWAFSLMFLFSGRGYWQELIESIVWAHNKLKVAPATQPRALSIVQGRAVGVTHYLLGGIATTWAFFLARIIAVG; this comes from the coding sequence ATGATTATTCGTTCGCCGGAACCAGAAGTAAAAATTTTGGTAGATAGGGATCACATAAAAACTTCATTCGAGGAATGGGCTAGACCGGGTCATTTCTCAAGAACAATAGCTAAAGGCCCTGAAACTACCACTTGGATCTGGAACCTACATGCTGATGCTCACGATTTCGATAGCCATACCAGTGATTTGGAGGAGATCTCTCGAAAAGTATTTAGTGCGCATTTCGGTCAACTCTCCATCATCTTCCTTTGGCTGAGTGGCATGTATTTCCACGGTGCTCGTTTTTCCAATTATGAAGCATGGCTAAGCGATCCGACTCACATTGGGCCTAGTGCCCAGGTGGTTTGGCCGATAGTGGGCCAAGAAATATTGAATGGTGATGTGGGCGGGGGCTTCCGAGGAATACAAATAACCTCTGGGTTTTTTCAGCTTTGGCGAGCATCTGGAATAACTAGCGAATTACAACTCTATTGTACCGCAATTGGTGCATTGATCTTTGCAGCGTTAATGCTTTTTGCTGGTTGGTTTCATTATCATAAAGCTGCTCCAAAATTGGCTTGGTTTCAAGATGTAGAATCTATGTTGAATCACCATTTAGCGGGGCTACTAGGACTTGGGTCTCTCTCTTGGGCGGGGCATCAAGTACATGTATCTTTACCTATTAACCAATTTCTAAACGCTGGAGTAGATCCTAAAGAAATACCACTTCCTCATGAATTTATCTTGAATCGGGATCTTTTGGCTCAACTTTATCCCAGTTTTGCCGAGGGAGCAACCCCGTTTTTCACCTTGAATTGGTCAAAATATGCTGACTTTCTTACTTTTCGTGGAGGATTAGACCCCGTAACTGGAGGTCTATGGCTAACCGATACTGCACACCATCATTTAGCTATTGCAATTCTTTTTCTTATAGCGGGTCACATGTATAGGACCAACTGGGGCATTGGTCATGGTCTAAAAGATATTTTAGAAGCTCATAAAGGTCCATTTACGGGCCAGGGCCATAAAGGCCTATATGAGATCCTAACAACGTCGTGGCATGCTCAATTATCTCTTAACCTAGCTATGTTAGGCTCTTTAACCATTGTTGTAGCTCACCATATGTATGCCATGCCTCCTTATCCATATCTAGCTACTGACTATGGTACACAACTATCATTGTTCACACATCATATGTGGATTGGTGGATTTCTCATAGTTGGTGCTGCTGCGCATGCAGCCATTTTTATGGTAAGAGACTACGATCCAACTACTCGATACAACGATCTATTAGATCGTGTTCTTAGGCATCGCGATGCAATCATATCACATCTCAACTGGGCATGTATATTTCTAGGCTTTCACAGTTTTGGTTTGTATATTCATAATGATACCATGAGCGCTTTAGGGCGTCCTCAAGATATGTTTTCAGATACCGCTATCCAATTACAACCCGTCTTTGCTCAATGGATACAAAACACCCACGCTTTAGCACCTGGTGCAACGGCTCCTGGTGCAACAGCAAGCACCAGTTTAACTTGGGGGGGCGGTGATTTAGTAGCAGTGGGCGGCAAGGTAGCTTTGTTACCTATTCCATTAGGAACCGCGGATTTTTTGGTACATCACATTCATGCATTTACGATTCATGTGACGGTATTGATACTTCTGAAAGGTGTTCTATTTGCTCGTAGCTCCCGTTTGATACCGGATAAAGCAAATCTTGGGTTTCGTTTTCCTTGTGATGGGCCTGGAAGGGGGGGGACATGTCAAGTATCAGCTTGGGACCATGTCTTCTTAGGACTATTCTGGATGTACAATTCAATTTCAGTAGTCATATTTCATTTCAGTTGGAAAATGCAGTCAGATGTTTGGGGCAGTATAAGCGATCAAGGAGTCGTAACTCATATCACGGGAGGAAACTTTGCGCAGAGTTCTATTACTATTAATGGGTGGCTCCGCGATTTCTTATGGGCACAGGCATCCCAGGTAATTCAGTCTTATGGTTCTTCATTATCCGCATATGGCCTTTTTTTCCTAGGTGCTCATTTTGTATGGGCTTTTAGTTTAATGTTTTTATTCAGTGGACGTGGTTATTGGCAAGAACTTATTGAATCCATCGTTTGGGCTCATAATAAATTAAAAGTTGCTCCTGCTACCCAGCCGAGAGCCTTAAGCATTGTACAAGGACGTGCTGTAGGAGTAACCCATTACCTTCTGGGTGGAATTGCCACAACATGGGCGTTCTTCTTAGCAAGAATTATTGCAGTAGGATAA